The sequence CAAAGGCCCCCTCCGGTTTAAGGTAGTGACGAGACTCTTGGTAGAGGTCTGGAAGGGATGAGCCGACGTTATCGACGATCAGATCAAAGGTGATCTCCTTCTGCTTTAACTGTGTAACAATGTCGCCAGCCTTGTAATCGATGATCTCATCTGCTCCTAGCCGCTCACAGAGCTCTCGTTTCGCAGTAGAACAAGAAGTAGTCACATGGCAACCAAGGGCTTTTGCGATTTGAATGCCACAGGTACCCGCACCTCCCGATCCACCGTTAATAAAGACTTTGGCGCCGGCTTGGACATAAGGCTTTATAGTCTGGTATGCTGTCAAAGCGGTTGTCGGTGCGCCTGCGGCGAGATCCAGATCGAAATCAGCTGGCAAGACAGCGTAACCATTGTATTCGGCGATAACGTATTGAGACAGCGAGCCTTGTGCTTTTCTAGGGTCCAGGCGCACCATCACAGCgtctttgactttgacaTCTGCTACATCATCTGCTACAGCGACAACTCGGCCACTGAGGTCCATTCCTGAAGTTTTAGGAAATGATGTAATCGCCTTGGATGCGAATCCCATCTCCACCATTTTATAGTCCGCAGGATTGAGGCCAGCACTGAGGACTTGAACAAGAATCTGTCCTCGTTGAAGGGGTACAGAAGGCTGCTCTGCGTGATCGACAAGTTTTAACACATCTTCTAGAGGCCCTGGGGTGGCAATTTGCCAAGCTCGCATGGTTGTAGACATGTTGTAGTTGCTTTGCTCACAGACTCCCATGTGAATGAGTAGAATAAATGTTTTCtgtttgcttgtttttttttctttggccaCCATACAATTTATATCAAATACCTTTGAAGATAGACCGAGCCTCGGCACTTGCCACTAATGGCATTTTTCACCGCGGAGTTTTGTTCTCCATAGTTGGCGGAGCGGAATTCGACTAATTAGGAAACATCCACATTCTTGATGTGTGTGTGGACGGCTTTGCGAAAACAAGCGGGTCCGCTTTCCAAGAAGCTTGCTATTGATGGAAACCATACCTTTTCGCATACCTTTTCGCTGCTAAAACTATACGGATAGACCAGCTATACAAGCACAGACAGGACTTTCCATGAAGGACTTATTTATCAGCTCTAATACTCTAAACCATAAACTACTAGCATACCAATAATTAAGCGCATATTACGCTGGCGCTCAAAATTTTTTTACACAATACACAGAAGCTACATGGAAGTCTGCAAGGCATTATCCGCATCCAGTTCGTACGTACATGCCAGGGAGCAGGTGCAAAAAATCATTCGTAGCAGAGCAAATGTGCCTGACATCTTTCCAAACAGGCATTCTGTTGCGAGAAAAGCAACTCTTCGACTAGCAATACTCACGATATACTACCCAGAAGTTAAGAATAGAATAGTTGAATTGAGAAAGATAGTAATTGGGTCCATTGAACTTCTCAAATATATGTGGGTATCATCGTATTtctagccttttaaatatgtATAAGAATGACTCTTTCAGTTTTTGACGAGATATGACCAGTTTATAGAGCTCTCACATCAGGTCTTTCGTAGGTAGTTAGCGAACGTATATTCGTTTGCATATTTTTTGAATTCCCATAAATTGTAGGGTAGCACCGTGTGGCCTTGTGATAAACTATGGGCCTCAATCCTTCTCTCTAAGACATACTGCATGATGATGGTAATCTCAACATGGAACATAATTCATCTGCGAGTGTAATCGCGCTATCACGTGCCCGCGCTTTTCTACTACATCACTGCATAAAATCGTCTAGTTGGCCCTTCGATTGCGCTACTGCAGGTCTCAAATTCTGATCACGACGCGCAGATCTGGAGCAAGAGAGGCCCTCGTCTCAGATACTCTTCTGTCAGATGGCCTAGCTTACAACAAGTATCGCAAAACTAGTAAATTCATGAGATGGATCGCTCAGGATATGGTGTGAATAATCCTTCATCTCTCTTATTCCGTGAAACTTCCCGACGCCACATACTATAACAAGCAGAGGAAGCGCTGCGGGTGGAGCCTGTGTCACCTTGTGTAGGCCCAATTCTCTTACCCGACGCCTTCTGGTCTAGTTAATATTACAAGA comes from Trichoderma asperellum chromosome 3, complete sequence and encodes:
- a CDS encoding putative secondary metabolism biosynthetic enzyme (EggNog:ENOG41~antiSMASH:Cluster_3.6~SMCOG1028:crotonyl-CoA reductase / alcohol dehydrogenase), encoding MRAWQIATPGPLEDVLKLVDHAEQPSVPLQRGQILVQVLSAGLNPADYKMVEMGFASKAITSFPKTSGMDLSGRVVAVADDVADVKVKDAVMVRLDPRKAQGSLSQYVIAEYNGYAVLPADFDLDLAAGAPTTALTAYQTIKPYVQAGAKVFINGGSGGAGTCGIQIAKALGCHVTTSCSTAKRELCERLGADEIIDYKAGDIVTQLKQKEITFDLIVDNVGSSLPDLYQESRHYLKPEGAFVLVGGSASLSSIKNVMKAKFTPSFLGGGKGKFITYITENNHDDLAQITKWLGEGVIKTIIDSTFEFEEALEAYKHLKKGSAGGKIIVHVASKA